A single genomic interval of Nonomuraea rubra harbors:
- a CDS encoding ABC transporter substrate-binding protein has protein sequence MTWLGDQLSRIADDMPERDLATRALEIHQRRRRNFVALAAATVVVVTLLAATIGLRALPAEPRAAARPSAPPELTTLRVGVTPTVESVPVFVAMANDYFKEEGLTVEPTIVTGPAAALPQVENGRLDLALTDYLTAMRRNEVRESVKVVASMYRAAPGSFAIVVDAKSKIRTAKDLKRKKVAVPNLMVLQTLTLEAVLKRAGLERQDVVQVETPYPEMLHALKSGQVDAAVLAEPFVTAGRESRRTRVLDDAMTGQFAGLHTAGLVASDSWIGENPRTLAAFQRALAKAQRLIASDPQQVRDAIPRYTRITKATTANLSFGSYPARLDHAELRRIADLGFAYGWFKSPIDLGKVIVKGG, from the coding sequence ATGACCTGGCTCGGAGATCAACTCTCCCGCATCGCCGACGACATGCCGGAGCGCGACCTGGCCACCAGAGCGTTGGAGATCCATCAGCGCAGGCGGCGCAACTTCGTGGCGCTCGCCGCCGCCACGGTGGTCGTCGTCACCCTGCTCGCCGCCACCATCGGGCTGCGGGCCCTGCCCGCGGAGCCGCGCGCCGCCGCCCGCCCGTCCGCGCCGCCCGAACTGACCACCCTCAGGGTCGGGGTGACGCCGACCGTGGAGTCGGTCCCCGTGTTCGTGGCCATGGCCAACGACTACTTCAAGGAGGAAGGGCTGACGGTGGAGCCGACGATCGTCACCGGCCCGGCGGCTGCCCTTCCGCAGGTCGAGAACGGGCGGCTGGACCTGGCGCTGACCGACTATCTCACGGCGATGCGCAGGAATGAGGTCCGCGAGTCGGTCAAGGTGGTCGCGAGCATGTACCGGGCGGCGCCGGGCAGCTTCGCGATCGTCGTGGACGCCAAGTCGAAGATCCGCACGGCGAAGGACCTCAAGCGCAAGAAGGTCGCGGTCCCGAACCTCATGGTTCTCCAGACTCTGACGCTGGAGGCGGTGCTCAAGCGGGCGGGGCTGGAGCGGCAGGACGTCGTGCAGGTCGAGACGCCCTATCCCGAGATGCTCCACGCGCTGAAGAGCGGCCAGGTCGACGCGGCGGTGCTGGCCGAGCCGTTCGTCACCGCGGGTCGCGAGAGCCGGCGCACGCGCGTCCTGGATGACGCGATGACCGGGCAGTTCGCCGGCCTGCACACGGCGGGCCTGGTGGCCTCCGACAGCTGGATCGGTGAGAACCCGCGCACGCTGGCGGCCTTCCAGCGGGCTCTGGCCAAGGCGCAGCGCCTGATCGCGAGCGATCCGCAGCAGGTGCGTGACGCGATACCCAGGTATACGAGGATCACCAAGGCGACCACCGCGAACCTCTCATTCGGTTCATATCCGGCCCGGCTGGATCACGCGGAGCTACGGCGGATCGCCGACCTGGGCTTCGCGTACGGCTGGTTCAAGAGCCCGATCGACCTCGGCAAGGTGATCGTGAAGGGCGGGTGA
- a CDS encoding SigE family RNA polymerase sigma factor encodes MDRDASFRAFVDAHQRSLLRLAYLLTGETHRAEDLLQSVLVRMIGRWPKLHHIDNLDAYARKTMVNQYISWRRRRGSSETPSADPPDRAYSTEDSAVLRVVLHQALMRLTPKQRAVIVLRFYEDRTERDVADLLGCSVGTVKSQAHHALARLRSLAPELAPRLPALDDPARSEGARR; translated from the coding sequence TTGGATCGCGATGCCAGCTTCCGAGCGTTCGTGGATGCCCACCAACGCTCGTTGTTGCGCCTGGCCTACCTGCTCACCGGAGAGACGCACCGCGCCGAGGACCTCCTGCAGAGCGTGCTGGTGCGCATGATCGGGCGGTGGCCGAAGCTGCACCACATCGACAACCTCGACGCCTACGCGCGCAAGACCATGGTCAACCAGTACATCTCGTGGCGGCGGCGCCGCGGCTCGAGCGAGACGCCGAGCGCCGACCCGCCCGACCGGGCGTACTCGACCGAGGACTCCGCCGTCCTGCGGGTCGTCCTGCACCAGGCGCTCATGCGGCTGACGCCCAAGCAACGCGCGGTGATCGTCCTGCGGTTCTACGAGGACCGGACCGAACGCGACGTCGCCGACCTGCTGGGCTGCTCGGTCGGCACCGTGAAGAGCCAGGCCCACCACGCCCTGGCCCGGCTGCGCTCACTGGCACCCGAACTGGCGCCGAGACTGCCCGCCCTGGACGACCCGGCCCGTAGTGAGGGGGCACGCCGATGA